The following is a genomic window from Bacillota bacterium.
CTGCCCGGCGTCTCCGGCGATGAAGGGCGCGTCCGGGAGCGCATCTGGCAAGCCGTGCGCGGCGTGGTGGACGGCGGCAAAGTGGACGCTATGGGCAATCTTATTACGTGGAAAGGTTTGGACAAGCCCGGGCCGCGCCTCATGATCGCCGCGCACATGGACGAAGTGGGCCTCATGGTCACCCGCGTCGACCGGGAGGGGCTCTTGCGCTTCAAGAAAGTCGGCGGCATCGACGACCGCGTGCTGCCGGCCAAGCCCGTTTACGTGGGCCCGGACAAGATCCCCGGGGTCATCGGCGTCAAGCCCGTGCACTTAACCAAGCCCGCCGAGCGCGGCAAGCCCGTGCCGTACAACGAACTGTACATCGACATCGGTGCCTCGTCGCAGGAGGAAGCGGAACGGCTCGTCAAGCCGGGCACGTACGTCACGTTCGCGACGGAGTACGCCGAGCTGGGAGACGGGCTGGCGAAAGGCAAAGCCTTTGACGACCGGGTCGGCTGCTCGCTGCTGGTGGACTTGCTGCACGAAGACGTCCCCTTCCCCCTTTTCGGCGTCTTCACGGTGCAGGAAGAAATCGGCCTGCGGGGCGCCGGCATCGCCGCGTATGAGGTGGCGCCGGACCTGGCCCTCGTCCTGGAAGGCACCACGTGCGCGGACATCCCCGGCGCCGAGGAGCACGGCCAGTCGACGCGCCTGGGCCATGGGCCGGCCATCACCGTCATGGACCGGTCCAACATCCCCGCGCTGCCCATCATCGAGCGGCTGGCCCGCACCGCCGAAGAAAACGGCATTCCGTGGCAATGGAAGCGTACAACCTTCGGCGGGACCGACGCGGGCAGCATTCACCTCACCCGCGCCGGCGTGCCGTCGGCCACAGTATCGGTGCCGTGCCGTTACATCCACTCGCCGTGCGCGTTCATGAGCCTGAAAGACTACGAAAACACTCGGCGCCTGCTGACCGCCTTCCTGGCGGAAGTGCCCGGCGTGGCGGCGCAGCTGCGCCCCGCCGCGGTGTGAAGCGGCGCCCGCCTTGCGGAAGCAGAGGAGGATGGACGATGCAAGCGAAGTACGCCGA
Proteins encoded in this region:
- a CDS encoding peptidase M42, with product MILRELSELPGVSGDEGRVRERIWQAVRGVVDGGKVDAMGNLITWKGLDKPGPRLMIAAHMDEVGLMVTRVDREGLLRFKKVGGIDDRVLPAKPVYVGPDKIPGVIGVKPVHLTKPAERGKPVPYNELYIDIGASSQEEAERLVKPGTYVTFATEYAELGDGLAKGKAFDDRVGCSLLVDLLHEDVPFPLFGVFTVQEEIGLRGAGIAAYEVAPDLALVLEGTTCADIPGAEEHGQSTRLGHGPAITVMDRSNIPALPIIERLARTAEENGIPWQWKRTTFGGTDAGSIHLTRAGVPSATVSVPCRYIHSPCAFMSLKDYENTRRLLTAFLAEVPGVAAQLRPAAV